A portion of the Paenibacillus marchantiae genome contains these proteins:
- a CDS encoding zinc-binding alcohol dehydrogenase family protein, whose translation MGNPIMMKAFGYYEPGLETDIPPFQEVEVEKPKPTGKDLLVEVKAVSVNPTDWRSHLSKHPDDLSLTVPGRDVAGVVVDIGSDCNLFNVGDEVYYAGSNMRPGGHSEFHLVDERIVGRKPKNLDFAQAAALPLTSLTAGEAFYERLGISRNASDNEGNSMLIIGAAGGVGSIATQLAKLAGLKVIATASRPASVSWAKSNGADHVINHHQPFGPQLKDLGLAGVQYIFVLNHIDEHMDEMAEVILPQGKICSILPFEIPAELQKLFSKSVTLVWEMMFTRPMFQTDDMIEQHLLLNEIADLVDAGKIHTTMAERIEPINAANLLEAYRKSKSGTAIGKIVLEGFEN comes from the coding sequence ATGGGAAATCCAATCATGATGAAAGCGTTCGGATATTACGAGCCTGGGCTAGAGACCGACATACCACCATTTCAGGAGGTAGAAGTTGAGAAACCAAAACCTACAGGAAAGGATTTACTCGTTGAGGTGAAGGCGGTGTCTGTCAATCCGACGGATTGGAGATCGCATCTTTCCAAACATCCGGACGATTTATCCCTGACCGTGCCTGGTCGTGATGTAGCGGGCGTAGTAGTGGACATCGGCTCCGATTGCAACTTGTTCAACGTTGGTGACGAAGTGTATTATGCGGGGAGCAATATGCGCCCAGGCGGACACAGTGAGTTTCATTTAGTAGATGAACGAATTGTCGGCAGAAAGCCGAAAAATCTGGATTTCGCCCAGGCGGCAGCTTTACCTCTGACAAGCCTTACGGCAGGAGAAGCTTTTTATGAACGCTTGGGCATTTCCAGAAATGCATCGGATAATGAGGGTAACAGTATGCTTATTATCGGGGCAGCGGGAGGCGTCGGATCGATCGCTACTCAATTAGCCAAGCTCGCTGGACTTAAAGTTATAGCAACTGCCTCTCGTCCCGCATCGGTCTCTTGGGCAAAATCAAACGGTGCAGACCACGTGATCAACCATCATCAACCATTTGGACCACAACTTAAAGATCTCGGACTCGCTGGTGTACAATATATTTTCGTGCTAAATCATATAGATGAGCATATGGATGAGATGGCAGAAGTTATTTTACCGCAGGGGAAAATTTGCTCCATTCTACCCTTCGAAATACCAGCCGAACTTCAAAAGTTATTCTCAAAAAGCGTAACACTCGTTTGGGAAATGATGTTCACCCGTCCGATGTTCCAGACAGATGATATGATTGAACAACATCTTCTACTTAATGAAATTGCAGATCTGGTGGATGCGGGCAAGATTCATACAACGATGGCAGAGCGGATTGAACCAATTAATGCAGCTAACTTGCTGGAAGCCTACCGAAAGAGCAAATCAGGCACTGCGATTGGCAAAATCGTGTTGGAAGGGTTTGAAAATTAA
- a CDS encoding Gfo/Idh/MocA family protein, translated as MSTSKMLHIGMIGTGSISDLHMRCYAKNENAVIYAICDLNEQRAAAAAEKYDAQSMYTDYREMLKDPHVDAVSICTWNNTHAEFAIAALEAGKHVLLEKPVATNVEDALRIEEAVKKSGCTFVVGFVRRYDNNMQMMRSFIDAGEFGELYYAKASILRRLGNPGGWFADINRSGGGPLIDLGVHIIDQCWYLMGKPKPVSVSGNTYRKLGNRAHIEHLSFYKAADYSSAVNNVEDMANALIRFENGASLAVDVSFTLHARGEESSVRLYGERGGIELEPETLIVTEKHNTILNIEPQTDYKGLDIHGAFQNQIDHFVDCCLNGTEPISPIADGVASTRMLSGIYESAEKGQEIRLD; from the coding sequence ATGAGTACTAGCAAAATGCTGCATATCGGCATGATCGGCACAGGCTCCATCTCTGATCTTCATATGAGGTGTTATGCCAAGAACGAGAATGCCGTCATTTACGCCATCTGTGACCTGAACGAACAGCGTGCAGCCGCGGCTGCTGAGAAATATGATGCACAATCCATGTACACTGATTATCGCGAGATGCTGAAGGATCCGCATGTGGATGCCGTTAGTATCTGTACGTGGAATAATACGCATGCCGAATTTGCCATCGCTGCCCTGGAGGCAGGTAAACATGTGCTGCTTGAAAAACCGGTAGCCACCAATGTGGAAGATGCGCTGCGGATCGAAGAGGCTGTGAAGAAAAGCGGATGTACTTTTGTCGTGGGATTTGTGCGTCGTTATGATAACAATATGCAGATGATGCGTAGTTTCATTGATGCGGGTGAGTTTGGTGAGTTGTACTATGCCAAGGCTTCTATCCTGCGTCGCTTGGGAAATCCCGGAGGATGGTTTGCGGACATAAACCGTTCCGGCGGTGGGCCGCTGATTGATCTTGGCGTACATATTATCGACCAATGCTGGTATCTGATGGGCAAACCGAAACCTGTTTCGGTGAGTGGCAATACGTATCGAAAACTGGGCAATCGTGCCCATATCGAGCATCTTTCTTTTTACAAAGCCGCAGATTACAGTTCCGCTGTCAACAATGTGGAGGATATGGCGAATGCGCTGATTCGCTTCGAGAATGGGGCTTCTTTGGCGGTAGATGTGAGCTTTACCCTGCATGCACGTGGGGAAGAATCTTCAGTCCGATTGTACGGTGAGCGTGGTGGAATTGAGCTGGAGCCGGAGACGCTAATCGTCACCGAGAAACACAATACGATCCTGAACATTGAACCTCAGACAGACTATAAAGGTCTCGATATTCACGGTGCCTTCCAGAATCAGATTGATCACTTTGTGGATTGTTGTCTGAATGGTACCGAGCCCATTAGTCCCATTGCGGATGGTGTGGCTTCGACTCGGATGCTGAGCGGAATTTATGAGTCAGCCGAAAAAGGTCAAGAGATTCGTCTGGACTGA